A single Hippocampus zosterae strain Florida chromosome 17, ASM2543408v3, whole genome shotgun sequence DNA region contains:
- the usp7 gene encoding ubiquitin carboxyl-terminal hydrolase 7 isoform X6 — translation MCGYRKSICFHCCIFSVDKLAVNRLFVPPGAGRVFAPHFPVESRNNLAPFSGPPSSEPRPVLPAAAASQLLASTKGAEIGRIASKYVRVSLPAPPPTSPPHSPALTADKAEVAAEQARPPRLERSTPSPHLTTPHQQSRNWFASEPDSDDVDGSRESREPRIATTKADNMNHHHHHTQQQQKAGEQQLSEPEDMEMEAGDTDDPPRIPANPVINGNMAMADGHNNTEEDMEDDTSWRSEATFRFVVERFSRLSESVLSPSCFVRNLPWKIMVMPRFYADRPHQKSVGFFLQCNAESDSTSWSCHAQAMLKIINYKDDEKSFSRRIGHLFFHKENDWGFSNFMSWSDVTDPERGFIDDDKVTFEVYVQADAPHGVAWDSKKHTGYVGLKNQGATCYMNSLLQTLFFTNQLRRAVYMMPTEGDDSSKSVPLALQRVFYELQHSDKPVGTKKLTKSFGWETLDSFMQHDVQELCRVLLDNVENKMKGTCVEGTIPKLFRGKMVSYIQCKHVDYRSERIEDYYDIQLSIKGKNNIFESFKDYVATEQLDGDNKYDAGEHGLQEAEKGVKFLTFPPILHLQLMRFMYDPQTDQNIKINDRFEFPDQLPLDEFLQKPDSKDPANYILHAVLVHSGDNHGGHYVVYLNPKGDGKWCKFDDDVVSRCTKEEAIEHNYGGHDDDLSVRHCTNAYMLVYIRESKLSEVLLPMTDVDIPQQLVERLQEEKRVEAQKRKERQEAHLYMQVQMVTEDQFCGHQGNDMYDEEKVKYTVFKVLKSSTLQEFVQNLSQTMGFPQEQMRLWPMQARSNGTKRPAMLDYEADCNKSMIGLSDNENPWTIFLETVDPELAASGATLPKFDKDRDVMLFLKMYDPKTRSLNYCGHIYTPISCKIRDLLPVMCERAGFQQETSLILYEEVKPNLTERIQDYDVSLDKALDELMDGDIIVFQKDDPENDSSELPTAKEYFRDLYYRVDVIFCDKTIHNDPGFVVTLSNRMNYFQVAKTVAQRLNTDPMLLQFFKSQGYRDGPGNPLRHNYEGTLRDLLQFFKPRQPKKLYYQQLKMKITDFENRRSFKSIWLNSQFREEEITLYPDKHGCVRDLLDECKKAVELSEKGSEKLRLLEIVSYKIIGVHQEDELLECLSPAASRTFRIEEIPVDQVDLDKDSELLIPVAHFHKEVFGTFGIPFLLKIRQGESFREVMRRIQTMLEIQEKEFEKFKFAIVMMGRQQYITEDKYEVNLKDFEPQPGNMSHPRPWLGLDHFNKAPKRGRYTYLEKAIKIHN, via the exons ATGTGTGGCTACCGCAAgagcatttgttttcattgttgtatCTTTAGCGTTGATAAGCTAGCTGTAAACCGGCTATTTGTTCCACCAGGTGCGGGTCGTGTTTTTGCTCCACACTTCCCGGTGGAAAGCCGGAATAATTTAGCTCCTTTCAGTGGGCCTCCCTCCTCGGAGCCCCGACCCGTACTgccagccgccgccgccagccAGCTACTCGCATCCACCAAAGGCGCCGAAATTGGGCGAATAGCGAGCAAATACGTCCGCGTTTCTCTACCCGCTCCCCCGCCGACCTCCCCTCCTCACTCCCCGGCGCTGACAGCGGACAAGGCCGAGGTCGCAGCAGAGCAGGCCCGGCCGCCGAGGCTCGAGCGGTCCACCCCATCTCCGCATCTTACCACACCTCATCAGCAGTCCAGAAACTGGTTCGCATCTGAACCGGACTCGGACGACGTCGACGGTAGCCGAGAGAGTAGGGAGCCCCGGATCGCAACGACAAAAGCTGACAACatgaaccaccaccaccaccacacgcagcagcagcagaaagcCGGCGAACAGCAGCTGAGTGAACCCGAGGATATGGAAATGGAAG CTGGGGACACTGACGACCCTCCAAGAATTCCAGCCAACCCAGTTATCAATGGTAACATGGCCATGGCAGATGGACACAACAACACAGAAGAAGACATGGAAGATG ACACCAGTTGGCGGTCAGAAGCAACCTTTAGGTTTGTGGTGGAGCGCTTCAGTCGCCTCAGCGAGTCAGTTCTCAGCCCGTCCTGCTTTGTGCGCAACCTCCCATGGAAGATCATGGTGATGCCGCGCTTCTACGCCGACCGGCCACACCAGAAGAGTGTGGGCTTCTTCTTGCAGTGTAATGCAGAATCGGATTCCAC GTCATGGTCATGCCATGCACAGGCAATGCTAAAAATTATCAACTACAAAGATGACGAGAAGTCGTTCAGTCGCAGGATTGGTCACCTGTTCTTCCACAAAGAGAACGATTGGGGCTTTTCCAACTTCATGTCCTGGAGT GATGTCACCGACCCAGAGAGGGGCTTTATTGATGACGACAAAGTCACATTTGAGGTGTACGTCCAAGCAGATGCTCCACACGGGGTGGC CTGGGACTCAAAGAAACACACAGGTTATGTTGGACTCAAAAACCAAGGCGCAACCTGCTACATGAACAGCCTACTTCAGACACTCTTCTTCACCAATCAACTACGTCGG GCAGTGTACATGATgccaacagagggagacgaCTCATCCAAGAGTGTTCCTCTGGCATTGCAGAGGGTTTTCTACGAGCTGCAACACAGCGACAAGCCCGTTGGCACCAAGAAACTCACAAAGTCCTTCGG atGGGAAACTCTTGACAGTTTCATGCAACATGATGTTCAGGAACTCTGCAGGGTG CTCCTTGACAATGTGGAGAACAAAATGAAAGGCACATGTGTTGAGGGGACCATCCCGAAACTCTTCAGGGGAAAGATGGTG TCATACATCCAGTGCAAGCATGTGGACTACCGATCAGAACGAATAGAGGATTACTATGACATCCAGCTTAGTATAAAAGGAAAGAACAACA TTTTTGAGTCCTTTAAGGATTATGTTGCAACTGAACAGTTGGATGGAGACAACAAATATGATGCCGGAGAGCATGGCCTGCAG GAAGCTGAAAAAGGAGTGAAGTTTCTCACTTTCCCACCAATCCTTCACCTGCAACTGATGAGGTTCATGTATGATCCGCAGACTGATCAAAACATCAAAATTAATGACAG GTTTGAGTTTCCAGATCAGTTACCTCTGGATGAGTTCCTTCAGAAGCCAGACTCCAAGGACCCGGCCAACTACATCTTGCACGCCGTGCTTGTGCACAGCGGGGACAACCATGGCGGTCACTACGTCGTCTATCTTAACCCAAAAGGAGACGGCAAA TGGTGCAAGTTTGACGACGACGTGGTATCACGCTGCACCAAGGAAGAGGCCATTGAGCACAACTATGGTGGGCACGATGACGACCTCTCTGTTCGCCACTGTACCAACGCGTACATGTTGGTCTACATACGGGAGTCCAAGCTGA GTGAGGTGCTCCTTCCCATGACTGACGTGGACATACCCCAGCAGCTCGTGGAGCGTCTGCAGGAGGAAAAGAGGGTGGAGGCACAGAAGAGGAAGGAGCGTCAAGAGGCTCACCTATACATGCAAGTTCAG ATGGTGACAGAGGACCAGTTCTGTGGTCATCAGGGTAATGACATGTATGATGAGGAGAAGGTGAAGTACACAGTCTTCAAAGTCCTGAAGAGCTCCACGTTGCAAGAGTTTGTCCAGAACCTCTCCCAGACCATG GGTTTCCCACAGGAGCAAATGAGGCTGTGGCCCATGCAAGCCCGTAGCAACGGAACTAAGCGGCCCGCTATGCTCGACTACGAGGCTGACTGCAACAAGTCG ATGATTGGCTTGAGTGATAACGAGAATCCATGGACAATATTTCTGGAGACGGTAGATCCCGAACTGGCAGCCAGTGGTGCAACACTACCCAAATTTGACAAAGATC GTGATGTCATGTTGTTCCTGAAGATGTATGACCCGAAAACAAGAAGCTTAAATTATTGTGGACATATCTACACGCCTATATCCTGCAAAATAA GAGACCTGCTACCAGTCATGTGTGAGCGAGCAGGTTTTCAGCAGGAAACTAGCCTTATCCTCTATGAG GAAGTTAAGCCCAATCTAACAGAGCGGATTCAGGACTACGATGTCTCTCTGGACAAGGCCCTGGATGAACTCATGGATGGGGACATCATTGTCTTCCAGAA GGACGACCCCGAGAACGACAGCAGTGAGCTACCAACGGCCAAGGAATATTTCCGGGACCTCTACTACCGAGTGGATGTCATCTTTTGTGACAAGACCATCCACAATGACCCTGGCTTTGTGGTCACGCTCTCCAACCGCATGAACTATTTTCAG GTGGCGAAGACGGTAGCCCAAAGGTTGAACACGGATCCCATGCTGCTGCAGTTCTTTAAGTCACAGGG GTACAGGGACGGTCCAGGGAATCCTCTCAGACACAACTATGAGGGAACGCTGCGGGACCTGCTGCAATTCTTTAAGCCTCGGCAGCCCAAGAAACTCTACTATCAACAG ttgaaaatgAAGATCACCGACTTTGAGAACAGGCGGAGTTTCAAATCCATATGGCTCAACAGCCAGTTCAGAGAGGAG GAGATCACCCTCTACCCTGACAAACACGGTTGCGTGCGCGACCTGTTGGATGAATGTAAAAAGGCCGTGGAGCTCTCTGAAAAGGGCTCCGAGAAGCTCAG GCTGTTAGAGATAGTAAGCTATAAAATCATCGGGGTTCACCAGGAAGACGAGCTACTAGAATGTTTATCTCCGGCTGCCAGTCGCACCTTCAGAATAGAG GAGATTCCTGTGGACCAGGTCGATCTGGACAAGGACAGCGAGCTGCTCATCCCCGTCGCTCATTTCCATAAGGAAGTCTTCGGCACGTTTGGGATCCCATTCTTGCTCAAAATCCGACAG GGTGAGTCTTTTCGGGAGGTGATGAGGAGGATCCAGACAATGTTGGAGATCCAAGAGAAAGAATTTGAGAAG TTCAAGTTTGCCATCGTGATGATGGGCAGACAACAGTACATCACTGAAGACAAGTATGAGGTCAACTTGAAGGACTTTGAACCGCAGCCAG GAAACATGTCACACCCGCGTCCCTGGCTGGGCTTGGATCATTTCAACAAAGCTCCAAAGAGAGGTCGCTACACCTACCTGGAGAAAGCAATCAAAATCCACAACTAA
- the usp7 gene encoding ubiquitin carboxyl-terminal hydrolase 7 isoform X3, whose amino-acid sequence MCGYRKSICFHCCIFSVDKLAVNRLFVPPGAGRVFAPHFPVESRNNLAPFSGPPSSEPRPVLPAAAASQLLASTKGAEIGRIASKYVRVSLPAPPPTSPPHSPALTADKAEVAAEQARPPRLERSTPSPHLTTPHQQSRNWFASEPDSDDVDGSRESREPRIATTKADNMNHHHHHTQQQQKAGEQQLSEPEDMEMEAGDTDDPPRIPANPVINGNMAMADGHNNTEEDMEDDTSWRSEATFRFVVERFSRLSESVLSPSCFVRNLPWKIMVMPRFYADRPHQKSVGFFLQCNAESDSTSWSCHAQAMLKIINYKDDEKSFSRRIGHLFFHKENDWGFSNFMSWSDVTDPERGFIDDDKVTFEVYVQADAPHGVAWDSKKHTGYVGLKNQGATCYMNSLLQTLFFTNQLRRAVYMMPTEGDDSSKSVPLALQRVFYELQHSDKPVGTKKLTKSFGWETLDSFMQHDVQELCRVLLDNVENKMKGTCVEGTIPKLFRGKMVSYIQCKHVDYRSERIEDYYDIQLSIKGKNNIFESFKDYVATEQLDGDNKYDAGEHGLQEAEKGVKFLTFPPILHLQLMRFMYDPQTDQNIKINDRFEFPDQLPLDEFLQKPDSKDPANYILHAVLVHSGDNHGGHYVVYLNPKGDGKVSVKEPIWCKFDDDVVSRCTKEEAIEHNYGGHDDDLSVRHCTNAYMLVYIRESKLSEVLLPMTDVDIPQQLVERLQEEKRVEAQKRKERQEAHLYMQVQMVTEDQFCGHQGNDMYDEEKVKYTVFKVLKSSTLQEFVQNLSQTMGFPQEQMRLWPMQARSNGTKRPAMLDYEADCNKSMIGLSDNENPWTIFLETVDPELAASGATLPKFDKDRDVMLFLKMYDPKTRSLNYCGHIYTPISCKIRDLLPVMCERAGFQQETSLILYEEVKPNLTERIQDYDVSLDKALDELMDGDIIVFQKDDPENDSSELPTAKEYFRDLYYRVDVIFCDKTIHNDPGFVVTLSNRMNYFQVAKTVAQRLNTDPMLLQFFKSQGYRDGPGNPLRHNYEGTLRDLLQFFKPRQPKKLYYQQLKMKITDFENRRSFKSIWLNSQFREEEITLYPDKHGCVRDLLDECKKAVELSEKGSEKLRLLEIVSYKIIGVHQEDELLECLSPAASRTFRIEEIPVDQVDLDKDSELLIPVAHFHKEVFGTFGIPFLLKIRQGESFREVMRRIQTMLEIQEKEFEKFKFAIVMMGRQQYITEDKYEVNLKDFEPQPGNMSHPRPWLGLDHFNKAPKRGRYTYLEKAIKIHN is encoded by the exons ATGTGTGGCTACCGCAAgagcatttgttttcattgttgtatCTTTAGCGTTGATAAGCTAGCTGTAAACCGGCTATTTGTTCCACCAGGTGCGGGTCGTGTTTTTGCTCCACACTTCCCGGTGGAAAGCCGGAATAATTTAGCTCCTTTCAGTGGGCCTCCCTCCTCGGAGCCCCGACCCGTACTgccagccgccgccgccagccAGCTACTCGCATCCACCAAAGGCGCCGAAATTGGGCGAATAGCGAGCAAATACGTCCGCGTTTCTCTACCCGCTCCCCCGCCGACCTCCCCTCCTCACTCCCCGGCGCTGACAGCGGACAAGGCCGAGGTCGCAGCAGAGCAGGCCCGGCCGCCGAGGCTCGAGCGGTCCACCCCATCTCCGCATCTTACCACACCTCATCAGCAGTCCAGAAACTGGTTCGCATCTGAACCGGACTCGGACGACGTCGACGGTAGCCGAGAGAGTAGGGAGCCCCGGATCGCAACGACAAAAGCTGACAACatgaaccaccaccaccaccacacgcagcagcagcagaaagcCGGCGAACAGCAGCTGAGTGAACCCGAGGATATGGAAATGGAAG CTGGGGACACTGACGACCCTCCAAGAATTCCAGCCAACCCAGTTATCAATGGTAACATGGCCATGGCAGATGGACACAACAACACAGAAGAAGACATGGAAGATG ACACCAGTTGGCGGTCAGAAGCAACCTTTAGGTTTGTGGTGGAGCGCTTCAGTCGCCTCAGCGAGTCAGTTCTCAGCCCGTCCTGCTTTGTGCGCAACCTCCCATGGAAGATCATGGTGATGCCGCGCTTCTACGCCGACCGGCCACACCAGAAGAGTGTGGGCTTCTTCTTGCAGTGTAATGCAGAATCGGATTCCAC GTCATGGTCATGCCATGCACAGGCAATGCTAAAAATTATCAACTACAAAGATGACGAGAAGTCGTTCAGTCGCAGGATTGGTCACCTGTTCTTCCACAAAGAGAACGATTGGGGCTTTTCCAACTTCATGTCCTGGAGT GATGTCACCGACCCAGAGAGGGGCTTTATTGATGACGACAAAGTCACATTTGAGGTGTACGTCCAAGCAGATGCTCCACACGGGGTGGC CTGGGACTCAAAGAAACACACAGGTTATGTTGGACTCAAAAACCAAGGCGCAACCTGCTACATGAACAGCCTACTTCAGACACTCTTCTTCACCAATCAACTACGTCGG GCAGTGTACATGATgccaacagagggagacgaCTCATCCAAGAGTGTTCCTCTGGCATTGCAGAGGGTTTTCTACGAGCTGCAACACAGCGACAAGCCCGTTGGCACCAAGAAACTCACAAAGTCCTTCGG atGGGAAACTCTTGACAGTTTCATGCAACATGATGTTCAGGAACTCTGCAGGGTG CTCCTTGACAATGTGGAGAACAAAATGAAAGGCACATGTGTTGAGGGGACCATCCCGAAACTCTTCAGGGGAAAGATGGTG TCATACATCCAGTGCAAGCATGTGGACTACCGATCAGAACGAATAGAGGATTACTATGACATCCAGCTTAGTATAAAAGGAAAGAACAACA TTTTTGAGTCCTTTAAGGATTATGTTGCAACTGAACAGTTGGATGGAGACAACAAATATGATGCCGGAGAGCATGGCCTGCAG GAAGCTGAAAAAGGAGTGAAGTTTCTCACTTTCCCACCAATCCTTCACCTGCAACTGATGAGGTTCATGTATGATCCGCAGACTGATCAAAACATCAAAATTAATGACAG GTTTGAGTTTCCAGATCAGTTACCTCTGGATGAGTTCCTTCAGAAGCCAGACTCCAAGGACCCGGCCAACTACATCTTGCACGCCGTGCTTGTGCACAGCGGGGACAACCATGGCGGTCACTACGTCGTCTATCTTAACCCAAAAGGAGACGGCAAAGTGAGTGTCAAGGAACCAATa TGGTGCAAGTTTGACGACGACGTGGTATCACGCTGCACCAAGGAAGAGGCCATTGAGCACAACTATGGTGGGCACGATGACGACCTCTCTGTTCGCCACTGTACCAACGCGTACATGTTGGTCTACATACGGGAGTCCAAGCTGA GTGAGGTGCTCCTTCCCATGACTGACGTGGACATACCCCAGCAGCTCGTGGAGCGTCTGCAGGAGGAAAAGAGGGTGGAGGCACAGAAGAGGAAGGAGCGTCAAGAGGCTCACCTATACATGCAAGTTCAG ATGGTGACAGAGGACCAGTTCTGTGGTCATCAGGGTAATGACATGTATGATGAGGAGAAGGTGAAGTACACAGTCTTCAAAGTCCTGAAGAGCTCCACGTTGCAAGAGTTTGTCCAGAACCTCTCCCAGACCATG GGTTTCCCACAGGAGCAAATGAGGCTGTGGCCCATGCAAGCCCGTAGCAACGGAACTAAGCGGCCCGCTATGCTCGACTACGAGGCTGACTGCAACAAGTCG ATGATTGGCTTGAGTGATAACGAGAATCCATGGACAATATTTCTGGAGACGGTAGATCCCGAACTGGCAGCCAGTGGTGCAACACTACCCAAATTTGACAAAGATC GTGATGTCATGTTGTTCCTGAAGATGTATGACCCGAAAACAAGAAGCTTAAATTATTGTGGACATATCTACACGCCTATATCCTGCAAAATAA GAGACCTGCTACCAGTCATGTGTGAGCGAGCAGGTTTTCAGCAGGAAACTAGCCTTATCCTCTATGAG GAAGTTAAGCCCAATCTAACAGAGCGGATTCAGGACTACGATGTCTCTCTGGACAAGGCCCTGGATGAACTCATGGATGGGGACATCATTGTCTTCCAGAA GGACGACCCCGAGAACGACAGCAGTGAGCTACCAACGGCCAAGGAATATTTCCGGGACCTCTACTACCGAGTGGATGTCATCTTTTGTGACAAGACCATCCACAATGACCCTGGCTTTGTGGTCACGCTCTCCAACCGCATGAACTATTTTCAG GTGGCGAAGACGGTAGCCCAAAGGTTGAACACGGATCCCATGCTGCTGCAGTTCTTTAAGTCACAGGG GTACAGGGACGGTCCAGGGAATCCTCTCAGACACAACTATGAGGGAACGCTGCGGGACCTGCTGCAATTCTTTAAGCCTCGGCAGCCCAAGAAACTCTACTATCAACAG ttgaaaatgAAGATCACCGACTTTGAGAACAGGCGGAGTTTCAAATCCATATGGCTCAACAGCCAGTTCAGAGAGGAG GAGATCACCCTCTACCCTGACAAACACGGTTGCGTGCGCGACCTGTTGGATGAATGTAAAAAGGCCGTGGAGCTCTCTGAAAAGGGCTCCGAGAAGCTCAG GCTGTTAGAGATAGTAAGCTATAAAATCATCGGGGTTCACCAGGAAGACGAGCTACTAGAATGTTTATCTCCGGCTGCCAGTCGCACCTTCAGAATAGAG GAGATTCCTGTGGACCAGGTCGATCTGGACAAGGACAGCGAGCTGCTCATCCCCGTCGCTCATTTCCATAAGGAAGTCTTCGGCACGTTTGGGATCCCATTCTTGCTCAAAATCCGACAG GGTGAGTCTTTTCGGGAGGTGATGAGGAGGATCCAGACAATGTTGGAGATCCAAGAGAAAGAATTTGAGAAG TTCAAGTTTGCCATCGTGATGATGGGCAGACAACAGTACATCACTGAAGACAAGTATGAGGTCAACTTGAAGGACTTTGAACCGCAGCCAG GAAACATGTCACACCCGCGTCCCTGGCTGGGCTTGGATCATTTCAACAAAGCTCCAAAGAGAGGTCGCTACACCTACCTGGAGAAAGCAATCAAAATCCACAACTAA
- the usp7 gene encoding ubiquitin carboxyl-terminal hydrolase 7 isoform X7, translated as MAMADGHNNTEEDMEDGEEYTSWRSEATFRFVVERFSRLSESVLSPSCFVRNLPWKIMVMPRFYADRPHQKSVGFFLQCNAESDSTSWSCHAQAMLKIINYKDDEKSFSRRIGHLFFHKENDWGFSNFMSWSDVTDPERGFIDDDKVTFEVYVQADAPHGVAWDSKKHTGYVGLKNQGATCYMNSLLQTLFFTNQLRRAVYMMPTEGDDSSKSVPLALQRVFYELQHSDKPVGTKKLTKSFGWETLDSFMQHDVQELCRVLLDNVENKMKGTCVEGTIPKLFRGKMVSYIQCKHVDYRSERIEDYYDIQLSIKGKNNIFESFKDYVATEQLDGDNKYDAGEHGLQEAEKGVKFLTFPPILHLQLMRFMYDPQTDQNIKINDRFEFPDQLPLDEFLQKPDSKDPANYILHAVLVHSGDNHGGHYVVYLNPKGDGKVSVKEPIWCKFDDDVVSRCTKEEAIEHNYGGHDDDLSVRHCTNAYMLVYIRESKLSEVLLPMTDVDIPQQLVERLQEEKRVEAQKRKERQEAHLYMQVQMVTEDQFCGHQGNDMYDEEKVKYTVFKVLKSSTLQEFVQNLSQTMGFPQEQMRLWPMQARSNGTKRPAMLDYEADCNKSMIGLSDNENPWTIFLETVDPELAASGATLPKFDKDRDVMLFLKMYDPKTRSLNYCGHIYTPISCKIRDLLPVMCERAGFQQETSLILYEEVKPNLTERIQDYDVSLDKALDELMDGDIIVFQKDDPENDSSELPTAKEYFRDLYYRVDVIFCDKTIHNDPGFVVTLSNRMNYFQVAKTVAQRLNTDPMLLQFFKSQGYRDGPGNPLRHNYEGTLRDLLQFFKPRQPKKLYYQQLKMKITDFENRRSFKSIWLNSQFREEEITLYPDKHGCVRDLLDECKKAVELSEKGSEKLRLLEIVSYKIIGVHQEDELLECLSPAASRTFRIEEIPVDQVDLDKDSELLIPVAHFHKEVFGTFGIPFLLKIRQGESFREVMRRIQTMLEIQEKEFEKFKFAIVMMGRQQYITEDKYEVNLKDFEPQPGNMSHPRPWLGLDHFNKAPKRGRYTYLEKAIKIHN; from the exons ATGGCCATGGCAGATGGACACAACAACACAGAAGAAGACATGGAAGATGGTGAGGAGT ACACCAGTTGGCGGTCAGAAGCAACCTTTAGGTTTGTGGTGGAGCGCTTCAGTCGCCTCAGCGAGTCAGTTCTCAGCCCGTCCTGCTTTGTGCGCAACCTCCCATGGAAGATCATGGTGATGCCGCGCTTCTACGCCGACCGGCCACACCAGAAGAGTGTGGGCTTCTTCTTGCAGTGTAATGCAGAATCGGATTCCAC GTCATGGTCATGCCATGCACAGGCAATGCTAAAAATTATCAACTACAAAGATGACGAGAAGTCGTTCAGTCGCAGGATTGGTCACCTGTTCTTCCACAAAGAGAACGATTGGGGCTTTTCCAACTTCATGTCCTGGAGT GATGTCACCGACCCAGAGAGGGGCTTTATTGATGACGACAAAGTCACATTTGAGGTGTACGTCCAAGCAGATGCTCCACACGGGGTGGC CTGGGACTCAAAGAAACACACAGGTTATGTTGGACTCAAAAACCAAGGCGCAACCTGCTACATGAACAGCCTACTTCAGACACTCTTCTTCACCAATCAACTACGTCGG GCAGTGTACATGATgccaacagagggagacgaCTCATCCAAGAGTGTTCCTCTGGCATTGCAGAGGGTTTTCTACGAGCTGCAACACAGCGACAAGCCCGTTGGCACCAAGAAACTCACAAAGTCCTTCGG atGGGAAACTCTTGACAGTTTCATGCAACATGATGTTCAGGAACTCTGCAGGGTG CTCCTTGACAATGTGGAGAACAAAATGAAAGGCACATGTGTTGAGGGGACCATCCCGAAACTCTTCAGGGGAAAGATGGTG TCATACATCCAGTGCAAGCATGTGGACTACCGATCAGAACGAATAGAGGATTACTATGACATCCAGCTTAGTATAAAAGGAAAGAACAACA TTTTTGAGTCCTTTAAGGATTATGTTGCAACTGAACAGTTGGATGGAGACAACAAATATGATGCCGGAGAGCATGGCCTGCAG GAAGCTGAAAAAGGAGTGAAGTTTCTCACTTTCCCACCAATCCTTCACCTGCAACTGATGAGGTTCATGTATGATCCGCAGACTGATCAAAACATCAAAATTAATGACAG GTTTGAGTTTCCAGATCAGTTACCTCTGGATGAGTTCCTTCAGAAGCCAGACTCCAAGGACCCGGCCAACTACATCTTGCACGCCGTGCTTGTGCACAGCGGGGACAACCATGGCGGTCACTACGTCGTCTATCTTAACCCAAAAGGAGACGGCAAAGTGAGTGTCAAGGAACCAATa TGGTGCAAGTTTGACGACGACGTGGTATCACGCTGCACCAAGGAAGAGGCCATTGAGCACAACTATGGTGGGCACGATGACGACCTCTCTGTTCGCCACTGTACCAACGCGTACATGTTGGTCTACATACGGGAGTCCAAGCTGA GTGAGGTGCTCCTTCCCATGACTGACGTGGACATACCCCAGCAGCTCGTGGAGCGTCTGCAGGAGGAAAAGAGGGTGGAGGCACAGAAGAGGAAGGAGCGTCAAGAGGCTCACCTATACATGCAAGTTCAG ATGGTGACAGAGGACCAGTTCTGTGGTCATCAGGGTAATGACATGTATGATGAGGAGAAGGTGAAGTACACAGTCTTCAAAGTCCTGAAGAGCTCCACGTTGCAAGAGTTTGTCCAGAACCTCTCCCAGACCATG GGTTTCCCACAGGAGCAAATGAGGCTGTGGCCCATGCAAGCCCGTAGCAACGGAACTAAGCGGCCCGCTATGCTCGACTACGAGGCTGACTGCAACAAGTCG ATGATTGGCTTGAGTGATAACGAGAATCCATGGACAATATTTCTGGAGACGGTAGATCCCGAACTGGCAGCCAGTGGTGCAACACTACCCAAATTTGACAAAGATC GTGATGTCATGTTGTTCCTGAAGATGTATGACCCGAAAACAAGAAGCTTAAATTATTGTGGACATATCTACACGCCTATATCCTGCAAAATAA GAGACCTGCTACCAGTCATGTGTGAGCGAGCAGGTTTTCAGCAGGAAACTAGCCTTATCCTCTATGAG GAAGTTAAGCCCAATCTAACAGAGCGGATTCAGGACTACGATGTCTCTCTGGACAAGGCCCTGGATGAACTCATGGATGGGGACATCATTGTCTTCCAGAA GGACGACCCCGAGAACGACAGCAGTGAGCTACCAACGGCCAAGGAATATTTCCGGGACCTCTACTACCGAGTGGATGTCATCTTTTGTGACAAGACCATCCACAATGACCCTGGCTTTGTGGTCACGCTCTCCAACCGCATGAACTATTTTCAG GTGGCGAAGACGGTAGCCCAAAGGTTGAACACGGATCCCATGCTGCTGCAGTTCTTTAAGTCACAGGG GTACAGGGACGGTCCAGGGAATCCTCTCAGACACAACTATGAGGGAACGCTGCGGGACCTGCTGCAATTCTTTAAGCCTCGGCAGCCCAAGAAACTCTACTATCAACAG ttgaaaatgAAGATCACCGACTTTGAGAACAGGCGGAGTTTCAAATCCATATGGCTCAACAGCCAGTTCAGAGAGGAG GAGATCACCCTCTACCCTGACAAACACGGTTGCGTGCGCGACCTGTTGGATGAATGTAAAAAGGCCGTGGAGCTCTCTGAAAAGGGCTCCGAGAAGCTCAG GCTGTTAGAGATAGTAAGCTATAAAATCATCGGGGTTCACCAGGAAGACGAGCTACTAGAATGTTTATCTCCGGCTGCCAGTCGCACCTTCAGAATAGAG GAGATTCCTGTGGACCAGGTCGATCTGGACAAGGACAGCGAGCTGCTCATCCCCGTCGCTCATTTCCATAAGGAAGTCTTCGGCACGTTTGGGATCCCATTCTTGCTCAAAATCCGACAG GGTGAGTCTTTTCGGGAGGTGATGAGGAGGATCCAGACAATGTTGGAGATCCAAGAGAAAGAATTTGAGAAG TTCAAGTTTGCCATCGTGATGATGGGCAGACAACAGTACATCACTGAAGACAAGTATGAGGTCAACTTGAAGGACTTTGAACCGCAGCCAG GAAACATGTCACACCCGCGTCCCTGGCTGGGCTTGGATCATTTCAACAAAGCTCCAAAGAGAGGTCGCTACACCTACCTGGAGAAAGCAATCAAAATCCACAACTAA